Proteins from one Acidimicrobiia bacterium genomic window:
- a CDS encoding adenylate/guanylate cyclase domain-containing protein: MQTPNPPPVRYAKSDDINIAYQVSEANGPDLVYVSGWISHLDMMWEDPYQAQFLHRLSQFSRLIMFDKRGVGLSDRVSIEHLPTMEQRMDDVRAVMDSVGCEEAYLFGHSEGAVLSTLFAATYPERSLGLMLYGGYAAKSTRADYPWAPSPEAQAERLDLVLNHWPDGVSFESRAPSMIGNQAFFDGFVKYARSAASPAAAHALAVMNDQIDIRDILSSVAVPTLIVHRTGDRSTPIEGARYMAARIPEAKLVELDGEDHLPWTEDSESVLTEIEEFVTGTRPEREITRVLSTVLFTDIVDSTVQAVEMGDQAWRHLLDRHDTLCRKQIEHHRGRLIKTTGDGILATFDGPARAIRCGHAIASAARDLGIEIRAGLHTGEIELRDDDIGGVAVHFASRVMGYAGSGEVVVSRTVKDLVAGSGLAFTSLGEQSLKGIPGTWELFSVQG, from the coding sequence TTGCAGACACCAAACCCACCGCCAGTGCGGTACGCCAAGAGCGATGACATCAACATCGCATACCAGGTGTCCGAAGCCAACGGCCCCGACCTGGTGTACGTATCGGGATGGATCTCCCACCTCGACATGATGTGGGAGGATCCGTATCAAGCCCAGTTCCTGCATCGGCTAAGCCAGTTCAGCCGGCTGATCATGTTTGACAAGCGAGGTGTCGGCCTCTCCGACCGGGTCTCCATTGAACACTTGCCAACCATGGAACAACGAATGGACGACGTGCGGGCCGTGATGGATTCCGTGGGCTGTGAGGAGGCGTACCTTTTTGGCCACTCTGAAGGAGCTGTGCTCAGCACCCTCTTCGCGGCCACCTATCCCGAAAGAAGCCTCGGGCTGATGCTTTACGGCGGATACGCAGCCAAGAGTACGCGCGCCGACTACCCGTGGGCTCCGAGTCCCGAAGCTCAAGCAGAGCGCCTCGATCTGGTATTGAATCACTGGCCCGACGGGGTGAGTTTCGAATCACGAGCTCCCTCGATGATCGGCAACCAGGCCTTCTTCGACGGCTTCGTAAAATACGCCCGCTCGGCCGCCAGTCCGGCCGCCGCCCATGCCCTGGCCGTCATGAACGACCAAATCGATATCCGGGACATCTTGAGCAGTGTCGCCGTACCAACCTTGATCGTTCACCGCACCGGAGATAGGTCCACCCCTATCGAAGGGGCCCGATACATGGCAGCACGAATCCCTGAGGCCAAATTGGTCGAACTCGACGGCGAGGATCATCTCCCCTGGACGGAAGACTCCGAATCGGTTCTCACCGAAATCGAAGAGTTCGTCACCGGGACAAGGCCCGAGCGTGAGATCACCCGGGTCCTATCCACTGTCTTGTTCACCGACATCGTCGACTCGACCGTCCAGGCCGTCGAAATGGGCGATCAAGCCTGGCGACACCTGCTCGATCGGCACGACACCCTCTGCCGCAAACAAATCGAGCATCATCGGGGCCGTCTCATTAAGACAACCGGAGACGGCATCCTTGCCACGTTCGATGGCCCGGCCCGTGCCATACGTTGTGGCCACGCCATCGCCAGCGCCGCTCGGGATCTCGGCATCGAAATCCGCGCCGGACTCCACACCGGCGAGATCGAACTGCGCGACGACGATATCGGTGGAGTCGCCGTCCACTTCGCCTCGCGGGTCATGGGCTATGCAGGGTCCGGTGAGGTAGTCGTTTCCCGGACGGTCAAAGACCTTGTGGCCGGATCAGGCCTCGCCTTCACCTCACTCGGGGAGCAATCGCTCAAAGGGATCCCCGGCACCTGGGAGCTGTTCTCCGTCCAAGGCTGA